From the Psychrobacillus sp. FSL K6-4046 genome, one window contains:
- a CDS encoding ComF family protein, which translates to MLDFSDFIGTKYEGALDQVKSLYTYNEAMKEYLHQYKFLQDVALANIFAGEIKALSMQGIVVPIPMHPEKLKERTFPHVDELLIHADIPFQNLLIKATPSEQGKKSKKERLESEDSFELIDNVEATHYILFDDIYTTGATVHQAAKLLRDAGAKSVEAITLIKG; encoded by the coding sequence GTGCTTGACTTCTCTGATTTTATTGGAACGAAGTACGAGGGGGCGCTCGATCAAGTCAAATCACTTTACACGTACAATGAAGCGATGAAAGAGTATCTTCACCAATATAAGTTTCTTCAGGATGTTGCACTTGCTAACATTTTTGCGGGGGAAATAAAAGCATTATCTATGCAAGGGATTGTAGTCCCCATTCCAATGCACCCAGAGAAATTAAAGGAAAGAACCTTTCCACATGTGGATGAGCTACTAATTCATGCAGATATACCATTCCAGAATCTTCTTATCAAGGCTACCCCCAGCGAGCAAGGGAAAAAGTCGAAAAAGGAACGTTTGGAATCAGAGGATTCATTCGAATTGATCGACAATGTCGAAGCAACGCACTATATTTTATTCGATGATATATACACTACTGGCGCTACCGTCCATCAGGCTGCGAAATTACTGAGGGACGCGGGTGCTAAGAGCGTGGAGGCCATCACTTTAATAAAAGGCTAA
- a CDS encoding DEAD/DEAH box helicase family protein, which produces MTWAKKPANGTKKDVFNWSGQLTPLQQKASEELLCSVQNNQSHLLHAVCGAGKTELLFPSIYASLKAGKRVCVAAPRTDVILELFPRFQKVFPKTIIHALYGGAPDQEGFATLVLATTHQLYRFEHAFDIVFVDEADAFPYYADKTLQQAVIKAAKREAAIHYVTATPTDSLQTTNQSILSKRYHGYPLPVPRFDSLFGYTRQLKKGKVPKKLQLWMEDKIQNNIPFLVFLPTIEMLEQFPGDLPRVHAEHPERKERVMQLREKKVPGLLTTTILERGITIENVHVAVVGAEQAIFTASALIQISGRVGRSSAYPDGDIVFFHHGISHAMDEAKEEIERWNELSSV; this is translated from the coding sequence ATGACATGGGCAAAAAAGCCAGCGAATGGAACGAAAAAGGACGTTTTTAACTGGAGCGGTCAGCTAACGCCACTTCAGCAAAAGGCAAGTGAGGAACTTTTATGTAGTGTCCAAAACAATCAATCTCACCTCTTGCATGCTGTTTGTGGAGCAGGTAAAACGGAGCTGCTATTCCCGTCGATCTATGCCTCTCTAAAGGCCGGTAAACGCGTATGTGTTGCTGCGCCAAGAACAGATGTCATTTTAGAGCTGTTCCCTCGATTTCAAAAGGTATTCCCGAAAACTATTATCCATGCACTTTATGGAGGAGCGCCAGACCAGGAAGGCTTTGCCACATTAGTATTAGCAACAACCCATCAGCTATATCGCTTCGAGCATGCGTTTGACATTGTCTTTGTAGATGAGGCGGATGCTTTCCCATACTACGCAGACAAAACGCTTCAGCAGGCTGTCATCAAAGCAGCAAAGCGAGAAGCCGCTATTCACTATGTGACTGCCACGCCCACTGATTCTCTTCAAACAACTAACCAATCCATTCTCTCCAAGCGTTATCACGGGTATCCTTTGCCAGTACCACGATTCGACAGTCTTTTTGGGTATACGAGACAATTGAAAAAGGGAAAGGTACCAAAAAAGCTGCAGCTATGGATGGAGGATAAAATACAAAACAACATCCCATTTCTCGTATTCCTACCAACCATTGAAATGCTTGAGCAATTCCCGGGAGACCTGCCTAGGGTACACGCCGAGCATCCTGAGCGAAAGGAACGGGTCATGCAGCTCCGTGAAAAGAAGGTTCCAGGTCTATTAACAACAACGATTCTAGAAAGAGGAATCACGATTGAAAATGTTCATGTTGCGGTAGTTGGAGCAGAACAGGCCATTTTCACAGCTAGCGCACTAATTCAAATAAGCGGAAGAGTTGGGCGTTCTAGCGCCTATCCGGACGGAGACATCGTATTCTTTCATCATGGAATTAGTCACGCGATGGATGAGGCAAAAGAAGAGATTGAAAGGTGGAATGAGCTATCATCTGTTTAA
- a CDS encoding DegV family protein, whose translation MTKTVVVTDSTAYIPEEIRASLNIQMVPLSVVIGNETYREEIDINTTEFYDKIRNEKALPKTSQPSLGNFVTTFENLEKGYDSIISVHLSSGISGTLAGAEQAGGMVEGIDVHTFDTEISCMVQGFYVIRAAEMAQAGETPEAILQELNKMKQSMRAYFMVDNLDHLHRGGRLNGFERVIGSVLQVKPILHFENKVIVPFEKVRTRKKAMKRIADMLEEDAKKYDKIKATIIHANNEEEANAWKILLEAIMPNVEFTISYFGPVIGTHLGEGSMGLGWYHVES comes from the coding sequence ATGACGAAAACGGTAGTAGTAACGGATAGCACAGCGTATATCCCTGAAGAAATACGAGCAAGCTTAAATATTCAAATGGTTCCTCTTAGTGTCGTGATAGGAAACGAGACTTATAGAGAAGAAATAGATATTAATACAACCGAATTTTACGATAAAATCAGAAATGAAAAAGCACTTCCAAAAACCTCACAACCGTCTCTAGGAAACTTCGTAACCACCTTCGAAAATTTGGAGAAAGGTTATGACTCCATCATTTCGGTACATCTATCTAGTGGTATAAGCGGGACATTAGCTGGAGCAGAGCAAGCAGGTGGAATGGTAGAGGGAATCGATGTCCACACATTCGATACTGAGATTTCCTGTATGGTACAAGGCTTCTACGTAATACGTGCTGCTGAAATGGCACAGGCAGGAGAAACGCCTGAAGCAATTCTTCAAGAGCTGAACAAAATGAAGCAATCCATGCGTGCATATTTCATGGTAGATAACCTGGATCATCTTCACCGCGGAGGTCGCCTAAACGGCTTTGAGCGTGTTATTGGTTCAGTTCTTCAAGTGAAACCAATTCTTCATTTTGAAAATAAAGTTATCGTTCCTTTCGAAAAAGTTCGTACTCGCAAAAAAGCAATGAAACGAATTGCAGACATGCTAGAAGAAGATGCTAAAAAATACGATAAAATCAAGGCTACTATCATTCATGCAAACAACGAAGAAGAGGCTAATGCATGGAAGATACTTCTCGAGGCTATTATGCCAAACGTTGAATTTACGATTAGCTACTTTGGACCGGTTATCGGTACGCACCTTGGAGAAGGATCCATGGGGCTAGGCTGGTACCACGTCGAGTCGTAA
- a CDS encoding nuclear transport factor 2 family protein, with amino-acid sequence MRLIIQGLTLAALTLVLAACNDKEEVNSEAGSVNDTAPSQSESALDHGVKDKSDVGFEMSSDGNVEEAANVPEKEKTAVLNAFNEYIEAFNEEDIDRYLSVISKKPEGFNYEDDKKMVIETFENYDTVRTAEDVTIIEYNDKEAQVYSNLHIALHEPGSGAKLDRNGRQVTVFAKEEGKWLVTSVYFIGETSE; translated from the coding sequence ATGAGACTTATAATACAAGGACTTACTCTTGCGGCACTTACACTAGTACTTGCTGCATGTAACGATAAAGAAGAAGTAAATTCAGAGGCAGGATCAGTGAACGATACTGCTCCATCACAGTCAGAATCGGCACTAGACCACGGCGTCAAGGACAAATCAGACGTAGGCTTCGAAATGTCTTCTGACGGAAATGTGGAAGAAGCAGCCAATGTCCCTGAAAAGGAAAAAACGGCAGTATTAAATGCATTCAACGAATATATCGAAGCATTTAACGAAGAGGATATCGACCGTTACCTGAGTGTAATCTCTAAAAAACCAGAGGGCTTCAACTATGAGGACGATAAAAAGATGGTAATCGAAACCTTTGAAAATTATGATACGGTACGTACAGCCGAAGATGTGACGATTATCGAATATAATGATAAAGAAGCGCAGGTTTACTCTAATCTTCATATTGCCCTTCATGAGCCAGGATCAGGTGCTAAGCTTGATCGAAATGGTCGTCAGGTGACTGTTTTTGCGAAGGAAGAAGGCAAATGGTTGGTAACAAGTGTCTATTTCATAGGCGAAACATCTGAATAA
- a CDS encoding NERD domain-containing protein produces the protein MYPTQKNLLKRLSLEHERLVFVTEDLRRSEAGERGEDRLLGKLEELRLEGNYHVFSNVGLLLDEWKIQIDCLIVSDRCCMVIESKNMNGNLYFKDEEFYKEVDGIETPFPNPYFQLTRNIRFMKEFLRNVCPTMKVTGAIIMTAKSSRIREKPSNYPIFKLESTIERIYQMHSNGLTEPIDSAKFEEIVSLIERNLSPYVMPPLCEYYRIAPGDLVRGVECPSCGTFGMQRQYSTWKCGKCGVTDRGAHKLAIFEYFHLINRKITIKAFRDFCKIDSKYAASRMLNNMPDLQAYDKANRRYFMLKDK, from the coding sequence TTGTACCCAACACAGAAGAATTTATTAAAAAGATTGTCGTTGGAGCATGAGCGACTTGTGTTCGTGACAGAAGATTTACGACGTAGTGAAGCCGGCGAGCGCGGTGAGGATCGTTTACTCGGGAAGCTCGAGGAATTAAGACTGGAAGGAAACTATCATGTATTTTCCAATGTAGGTTTACTGTTAGACGAATGGAAAATTCAGATTGATTGTTTAATAGTGAGCGACCGCTGCTGTATGGTAATCGAGTCCAAAAACATGAACGGCAATTTGTATTTTAAAGACGAAGAGTTTTATAAAGAAGTAGATGGAATTGAAACTCCCTTCCCCAATCCCTATTTTCAATTAACACGTAATATCCGCTTCATGAAAGAATTTCTACGTAATGTATGCCCCACCATGAAGGTGACCGGCGCCATCATCATGACCGCCAAGTCCAGTCGCATCCGCGAAAAGCCCTCCAACTATCCAATCTTTAAACTAGAAAGCACGATCGAGAGAATCTATCAAATGCATAGCAATGGATTGACCGAGCCAATTGACTCTGCGAAGTTTGAGGAAATTGTTTCTTTGATTGAGCGAAATCTATCTCCATATGTCATGCCTCCATTATGTGAATATTATCGAATTGCTCCGGGAGACTTAGTGCGTGGAGTCGAGTGTCCAAGCTGCGGCACATTTGGCATGCAGCGCCAATATTCTACTTGGAAGTGTGGAAAGTGCGGGGTAACTGATCGAGGTGCTCATAAACTTGCAATATTTGAATACTTCCATTTAATAAATAGGAAGATAACAATCAAAGCTTTTCGTGATTTCTGCAAAATAGATTCTAAATACGCTGCTTCGCGTATGTTAAACAATATGCCTGATCTTCAAGCCTATGATAAAGCAAATAGAAGATATTTTATGCTAAAGGATAAATAG
- a CDS encoding response regulator transcription factor yields MTKIIIIDDHQLFREGVKRILDFEDSFEVVAEGSDGNDVLRLYEQNLPDVVLMDINMPTKNGVDATEELIEKFPDAKVIMLSIHDDESYVSHALKTGALGYMLKEMDAVAIVSAIKVVAKGGSYLHPKVTRNLVSEFRRLSERENKGNFHQTEIRRPFHLLTKRECEVLQLLTDGQSNRTIGETLFISEKTVKNHVSSILQKMNVNDRTQAVVTGIKNGWVEVR; encoded by the coding sequence ATGACAAAAATTATCATTATAGATGATCACCAACTTTTCCGTGAGGGAGTAAAGAGAATACTAGACTTTGAAGATTCATTTGAAGTAGTGGCAGAAGGTAGCGACGGCAACGATGTTCTACGTTTATATGAGCAAAACTTACCAGACGTAGTGTTAATGGACATCAACATGCCAACCAAAAATGGCGTAGACGCTACAGAAGAACTAATTGAAAAATTCCCAGATGCAAAAGTAATCATGCTTTCTATCCATGATGATGAATCTTACGTATCTCACGCATTGAAAACTGGTGCATTAGGCTATATGTTAAAAGAAATGGATGCTGTGGCAATCGTTTCAGCAATCAAAGTAGTAGCTAAAGGTGGCTCTTACTTACACCCAAAAGTAACTCGTAATCTAGTATCAGAATTCCGTCGTCTAAGTGAACGCGAAAACAAAGGAAACTTCCACCAAACGGAAATCCGTCGCCCATTCCACTTACTAACGAAGCGCGAATGCGAAGTACTACAATTACTAACTGACGGACAAAGCAACCGTACAATTGGAGAAACACTATTCATCTCCGAAAAAACAGTTAAAAACCATGTATCCAGCATTCTTCAAAAAATGAACGTAAACGACCGTACCCAAGCCGTAGTAACCGGCATCAAAAACGGTTGGGTTGAAGTTCGATAA
- a CDS encoding histidine kinase, which yields MTNKNLELQSLDVIFDRMVEVMDHSKKDIFIISEQSRQSFEEMKVELEIIRGSIEAVILEGDSLEAKSRLARNRLAEVSKNFNSYDEPQVRSAYENANELQINLLIKRNEEKQLRQRRDELERRLQGLLEMIERADQLVNQVNIVINYLTSDLKEVGEALENAKIKQDFTLKIIEAQEEERKRLSREIHDGPAQMLANVLLRTDLINLTYQQRGGEEAMKEIIELKSTVREALSEVRRIIYDLRPMALDDLGLIPTLRKYIATTGEYNPTKKVHFQTYGEEIRIQPKFEVAIFRLIQECLTNGLKHGQFSEAWVKVEWVKHKMNIIVKDNGIGFDPKVVKEKSFGLIGMQERVDLLEGSMKILSTPGNGTTILFSIPINEE from the coding sequence ATGACGAACAAGAATCTTGAATTACAATCGTTAGATGTTATTTTCGATCGAATGGTCGAAGTAATGGATCATTCTAAAAAGGATATATTTATTATAAGCGAACAAAGTCGTCAAAGCTTCGAGGAAATGAAAGTTGAGTTAGAAATAATTCGCGGAAGCATTGAGGCTGTCATTCTGGAAGGAGACTCGCTTGAGGCAAAGTCGAGACTTGCTCGTAATAGATTAGCAGAGGTTTCGAAGAATTTTAACTCATACGATGAACCGCAAGTACGTAGCGCTTATGAAAATGCAAATGAGCTTCAAATTAATCTTTTAATCAAACGTAATGAAGAAAAACAACTGAGACAGCGTAGAGATGAACTGGAACGAAGGTTGCAGGGACTATTAGAAATGATAGAACGTGCAGATCAGCTTGTCAATCAAGTCAACATTGTCATCAACTATCTTACTTCAGATTTAAAGGAAGTAGGAGAAGCACTTGAAAACGCAAAAATTAAACAGGATTTTACACTGAAAATTATTGAAGCACAAGAAGAAGAAAGAAAACGCCTTTCACGAGAAATCCATGATGGTCCTGCCCAAATGCTAGCAAACGTGTTACTAAGAACGGATTTAATCAATCTTACGTATCAGCAGCGTGGTGGAGAAGAGGCCATGAAGGAAATTATCGAATTGAAGAGTACTGTGCGCGAAGCACTTTCGGAGGTACGTCGCATTATCTATGACTTACGCCCAATGGCGCTAGATGACCTAGGATTAATCCCGACGCTTCGAAAATACATCGCCACTACGGGAGAATATAATCCCACAAAGAAAGTACATTTTCAAACATATGGAGAAGAAATACGAATTCAGCCTAAATTTGAAGTAGCCATTTTCCGTTTAATCCAAGAATGTCTGACGAACGGACTAAAACACGGTCAGTTTTCAGAGGCATGGGTGAAGGTAGAATGGGTGAAACATAAGATGAACATTATCGTGAAGGATAATGGAATCGGTTTTGATCCAAAAGTGGTAAAAGAAAAATCATTCGGCTTAATCGGAATGCAAGAGAGAGTCGATTTACTAGAGGGTTCGATGAAAATTTTATCAACCCCGGGAAATGGAACTACTATTTTGTTTAGTATTCCAATAAATGAGGAATAG
- a CDS encoding YigZ family protein produces MRNNYQTIKGYAQSEIIIQKSRFITYIQRAETEEEAQDFINSIKQKHKDANHNCSAYIIGEHDHIQKANDDGEPSGTAGFPMLEVLKKRALKDTVVVVTRYFGGIKLGGGGLIRAYSKATTEGIEAAGEVECQLHHLMKISIDYTWLGKVENEIRNSVYPLKEIAYADLVEIFVYTRAEDELKFLEWVTEITNGQAIIDSVEKVFLEFDVV; encoded by the coding sequence ATGAGAAACAATTATCAAACAATTAAGGGATACGCACAAAGTGAAATTATTATTCAAAAGTCCCGATTTATAACTTATATTCAACGTGCAGAAACAGAAGAAGAAGCACAAGATTTTATTAATAGTATCAAACAAAAGCATAAAGATGCTAATCATAACTGTTCTGCATACATAATTGGCGAGCATGATCACATTCAAAAAGCGAATGACGATGGCGAACCAAGTGGTACTGCTGGGTTTCCGATGCTTGAAGTCCTTAAGAAAAGAGCACTTAAAGATACTGTCGTAGTAGTGACACGGTACTTTGGGGGCATTAAGCTTGGGGGCGGTGGCCTAATTCGGGCTTATAGTAAAGCGACTACGGAAGGCATCGAGGCAGCAGGCGAAGTAGAATGTCAGCTCCATCATTTGATGAAGATTTCTATTGACTATACATGGCTAGGTAAAGTTGAAAACGAAATTAGAAACTCCGTTTATCCTCTAAAAGAGATTGCTTACGCAGATTTAGTGGAAATTTTTGTATACACTAGAGCAGAAGATGAGTTAAAATTTTTAGAGTGGGTGACAGAAATAACAAACGGCCAAGCAATAATCGACAGTGTGGAGAAAGTATTTTTGGAGTTTGATGTCGTTTGA
- a CDS encoding CAP domain-containing protein, protein MKKFSILLVLLFGLSIAPAITFAADCPDKVTWDGVELKKGQIGRVLIQQPTTIYKNNNGNFEPFRTVKPGDNYRVYANKSTYYHLGGGLVIKDDASIIYQTPSKSKLSQLNCTPAPTTSFMIGDSISTVTNKLGAAKKTVANEFGAITGIYHNNYDKFYAISTLSNKISSLYTKDKSFQVNGISVSNTINQLENKFGKSYETSGNTYPVEIITYSTPKYEANFFIDVHNDNKISAIYLVDYQLINNNPNLYPKKSTTLETGYENLLFDLINAERKAHGVQVLQSAPKAANVARKHSADMGKNDYFNHNNLKGESPFDRLEKGGVQFRNAGENIAMGYTDPYFAHEALMNSLGHRKNVINSAYTHVGVGVYFVKWTHGSIPYYTQNFIKP, encoded by the coding sequence ATGAAAAAATTCTCAATTTTACTTGTGTTACTATTCGGCTTAAGTATTGCTCCTGCAATTACTTTTGCAGCTGATTGTCCAGATAAAGTTACTTGGGATGGCGTTGAGCTGAAAAAAGGACAGATTGGTAGAGTGCTTATCCAACAGCCAACGACGATTTATAAAAACAATAATGGCAACTTTGAACCATTTCGAACAGTAAAGCCTGGAGATAATTATCGAGTCTATGCTAACAAGTCCACATATTACCACCTTGGTGGCGGATTAGTGATTAAGGACGATGCATCTATTATTTATCAAACACCATCTAAATCTAAACTTAGCCAATTAAATTGCACACCTGCTCCGACAACTTCTTTTATGATTGGCGATTCCATTTCAACAGTCACTAATAAGCTCGGTGCTGCGAAGAAAACAGTCGCTAACGAATTTGGAGCAATTACTGGGATTTACCATAACAATTACGACAAGTTTTATGCGATCAGTACTCTTAGTAATAAAATATCTTCTTTATATACAAAGGATAAAAGCTTTCAAGTTAACGGAATTTCCGTATCCAATACAATCAATCAGCTCGAGAACAAATTTGGTAAAAGCTATGAAACAAGTGGTAATACGTACCCAGTAGAGATTATTACTTACTCGACACCAAAATATGAAGCAAACTTCTTCATAGATGTCCATAACGACAACAAAATCTCAGCTATTTACTTAGTAGACTACCAACTAATAAATAATAATCCAAATTTATATCCAAAAAAGTCTACAACATTAGAAACAGGTTACGAGAATCTTTTATTTGATTTAATCAATGCAGAAAGAAAAGCTCATGGTGTTCAAGTTTTACAATCGGCTCCAAAGGCAGCGAATGTAGCGCGCAAGCATAGTGCGGATATGGGCAAGAACGATTATTTCAATCATAATAATCTTAAAGGTGAGTCACCTTTTGACCGTTTAGAAAAAGGAGGCGTACAATTTAGAAATGCCGGAGAAAATATTGCAATGGGATACACGGATCCATACTTTGCCCATGAAGCATTAATGAATTCACTAGGACATCGGAAAAATGTAATAAACTCTGCCTACACTCATGTAGGAGTGGGTGTCTACTTTGTGAAATGGACACATGGCTCGATTCCTTATTACACTCAAAATTTTATAAAACCTTAA
- a CDS encoding YrvL family regulatory protein, producing the protein MKKNLVTVFGILIVIASVLGTLIVSMAAEIGVLLLVGIEYDHWSNLIWFIIIYGVIEFIIILVVDALIEGKSDNHQKFHKFFSYMIVSFILIMTVSFYLDSIYLPVTGAVIFAIASAAIYLLFSLWGKKDISED; encoded by the coding sequence ATGAAAAAAAATTTAGTAACCGTATTTGGTATATTAATAGTAATTGCTAGTGTTCTTGGCACACTTATAGTCTCCATGGCAGCAGAAATTGGAGTCCTATTGCTAGTTGGCATTGAATATGATCATTGGTCGAATCTAATTTGGTTTATTATTATTTATGGAGTTATTGAGTTCATCATAATTTTGGTAGTTGATGCATTGATTGAAGGTAAGTCGGATAATCATCAGAAGTTCCATAAGTTTTTTAGTTATATGATTGTATCATTTATACTCATTATGACCGTTTCGTTTTACCTAGATTCCATCTACTTGCCGGTAACGGGAGCTGTTATTTTTGCTATCGCCTCAGCTGCAATATATTTATTGTTTAGCTTGTGGGGTAAAAAAGATATAAGCGAAGACTAG
- a CDS encoding SpoIID/LytB domain-containing protein, with translation MNKKFVAVLAAVSLSFASANTALAYKQETYSKQIQVEVHNTFTTSLTLNGVYKLENLTTKEMFFAMPDTPITFSQVNGEVSIYQMGASMYSSQGYALHAVTGNEKIVVFRAPVEGRKGATADYGVVKSYQPFQGAKYVTEFTNGNGELWYSITDEQGVSSWVPAKDATLSSVVSQPLGKTPNGTQYRGSFNVVKSGSNVQIVNRLDLENYLKGVIPNESFASWHIEALKAQTIAARSYTLSKSGILSSTTKDQMYKGYSSEHKNSNAAIDATKDLVVKYKGKLVQAYYYSTSGGRTANIGDVWDSTQVPQFVSVDDSIEQSPYKNWSVQIPVSNILTKFGFSPTDQLLDIKLTKGGANGEVTAVTAVTSAGEKTITGNETVMRNVFLDASNKSLKSSWFDVAFTKPTGGGVNDITVQQAKGTVPVDSLTGVSVQTANGIVTIPEGSVSIQTSSGAVNTDTVQTGIQSVTVNGKGYGHRIGMSQYGAKARAEAGWTYDRILKHYYQGVTIEKY, from the coding sequence TTGAATAAAAAATTTGTAGCAGTATTAGCGGCTGTTTCATTAAGCTTTGCGTCAGCCAATACAGCACTTGCGTACAAGCAGGAGACCTATTCGAAGCAAATACAAGTCGAGGTACACAATACCTTTACAACTTCTTTAACTTTAAATGGTGTATATAAATTAGAAAATCTTACAACTAAAGAAATGTTCTTTGCAATGCCTGATACACCTATAACGTTTTCTCAGGTGAATGGAGAGGTTTCCATTTATCAAATGGGGGCATCTATGTACTCTTCCCAAGGCTATGCCTTACATGCTGTGACAGGAAATGAAAAAATAGTTGTTTTTAGAGCTCCTGTTGAAGGCAGAAAGGGTGCAACCGCTGATTATGGGGTTGTAAAATCCTATCAACCGTTCCAAGGGGCAAAATATGTAACGGAGTTTACAAATGGGAATGGAGAGCTTTGGTACTCCATTACGGACGAACAAGGGGTATCCTCTTGGGTCCCTGCTAAAGACGCAACTTTGTCATCAGTCGTCTCGCAGCCACTTGGAAAGACACCAAACGGCACGCAATATAGAGGAAGCTTCAATGTAGTTAAATCTGGATCCAATGTACAAATTGTGAATAGACTGGATTTAGAAAACTACTTAAAGGGAGTTATTCCAAATGAATCTTTTGCTTCCTGGCATATAGAAGCACTGAAGGCTCAAACTATTGCAGCTCGTAGCTATACACTAAGTAAATCAGGTATCTTAAGTAGCACGACTAAGGATCAAATGTATAAAGGATATTCATCAGAGCATAAAAACTCAAATGCAGCAATAGATGCTACAAAGGATTTAGTAGTTAAATATAAAGGTAAGCTTGTACAGGCTTACTATTATTCTACTAGTGGTGGAAGAACAGCGAATATTGGTGATGTATGGGATTCAACGCAGGTACCACAGTTTGTATCAGTCGATGATTCGATTGAACAATCTCCTTACAAGAACTGGTCTGTTCAAATTCCAGTATCTAATATTTTGACGAAGTTTGGTTTTAGCCCTACTGATCAGCTATTGGATATTAAGCTGACAAAAGGTGGAGCAAATGGTGAAGTAACAGCCGTAACAGCTGTAACCTCGGCAGGAGAGAAAACTATTACAGGCAATGAAACAGTAATGCGTAATGTTTTCTTAGATGCAAGCAACAAATCCTTGAAGTCAAGCTGGTTTGACGTTGCATTTACAAAACCAACTGGTGGGGGAGTAAATGATATTACTGTTCAACAGGCTAAAGGTACAGTTCCTGTGGATTCACTAACTGGTGTTTCCGTTCAAACAGCTAATGGTATTGTAACGATTCCAGAAGGATCAGTAAGCATCCAAACTAGCAGCGGTGCTGTGAACACTGATACTGTTCAAACAGGTATTCAATCTGTGACAGTCAACGGGAAAGGCTACGGACATCGTATCGGTATGAGTCAATATGGTGCCAAAGCACGAGCAGAAGCTGGGTGGACATACGATCGCATACTCAAGCATTACTATCAGGGTGTAACGATTGAAAAATATTAA